GAGTTCGGCGTAACCCCGGATGGCGGCCAGTGGGGTGCGCAGCTCGTGCGAGGCGTCCGCGACGAACTGGCGGACGCGCTGCTCGGAGGCGTGCCGTGCCTCCAGCGCCGACCCCACGTTGTCGAGCATGCGGTTGAGCGCGGCGCCCACCTTGCCGACCTCGGTGGCCTCGTCGGTGTCCGGCACGCGCAGCGACAGGTCGACCTCGCCGCGGTCCAGCTCGAGCTCGGAGACGCGGCCGGCGGTCGTCGCGACCCGTTGCAGCGGAACGAGGTCACGACGGACGAGGAACGACCCGGCGACCGCGGCGAGGGCGACGCCACCGAGGACCGCCGCGGCCTCGACGCCGACGACCGTGAGCAGCGTGCGGTTCACGTCGGCGAGCGGGACGCCGGAGACCTGGACCTCCCCGGACCCGGTGACGCGCGCCGAGACGAGGTACTGGCCCAGACCCGGCAGGTCCCGACGGTGCGTGCCACCGGGGAACACCGTCGAGAGCTCCGCCGTCTGCGCGGTCGTGAGGGTGACGATGCACGGCGACCCGAGGTCGGACCGGCTCGCGTCGAGCACGCCCGACCGGGCCTGGAGCTGCCCGTCGAGGAAGACGGCGTTCAGCGAACCGTCCACCTGCCCCGGACCGCCGAAGTCCGAGCCGCCGCCGCAGGCGTTCGCCTCCGAACCGGGAGGGGGCCGGTACCCGTCCCCGTCCCGGTCGCCACCGGTGAAGCGTGTGCTCAACCGGCCCGTCTGGTCCAACCGGGCCTCGGCCTGGTTCATGAGCGACAGGTAGAGCGCCACCGTGGTCACGACCCCGATGACGAGGGCGACGGCGACGAGGAGGGCGCTGGTGGTCAGGACCAGCCGGCTGCGCAGCGACCGGCCGCGCAGGCGGGAGGAGGGGACCACCGGTCGTTCAGCTCCTCAGGGGTTCTCAGCTGGCCGCGGCGACGACGCCGTCGGCCGGCTTGAGGACGTAGCCCGCCCCGCGGACGGTGTGGATCATGGGGTTGCGGCCGGCGTCGATCTTGCGGCGCAGGTAGGAGATGTAGAGCTCGACGATGTTGGCCTGGCCGCCGAAGTCGTAGTTCCACACGCGGTCCAGGATCTGGGCCTTGGACAGCACGCGGCGCGGGTTGCGCATGAGGTAGCGCAGGAGTTCGAACTCCGTCGCGGTGAGGCGGATCTCCTCGCCGGCACGCGTCACCTCGTGGCTGTCCTCGTCGAGGACCAGGTCGCCGACGGACAGGACGGGTTCGGCCTTGGCGGCCGCGAGGCCGGAGCGGCGCAGCAGGCTGCGCAGCCGGGCCACGACCTCCTCGAGGCTGAACGGCTTGGTGACGTAGTCGTCCCCGCCGGCGGTCAGCCCGTTCACGCGGTCCTCGACGGCGTCCTTGGCCGTCAGGAAGAGGACGGGGACGTCGGTGGCGTCGGCGCGCAGGCGGCGCAGGACCTCGAGGCCGTCGATGTCCGGCAGCATGATGTCGAGGATCACGGCGTCGGGACGGAAGGAGCGGGCGGCGCGGACCGCGTCCAGGCCGTTGGCGGCCGTCTGCACCTCCCAGCCCTCGTAGCGCAGGGTCATGCTCAGCAGCTCGGACAGCGTCGACTCGTCGTCGACGACGAGCACGCGCAGGGCCGTGCCGTCGGGGCGGGTGAGGTCCGAGCGCCGGTTGGTGGTCGCGGTCATGACTCCATCGTCGGACCTGACCCTGCCAGATGTCCTGGGAAACCCTGAGTTCAACCTGTGTGTCCTCGCTGGAGCGGACCATCGGGCGCCCAGTGGTACCTGGTCCCTCACCAGCGCTCATAGGTGATGATGATGGCCCTGGGTGCCGAAAAGCCGGTGGGGGTCACGACGCAGTCAGCTGACCGTCGGGCAGCGGCCGCACCAGGTCCAGCACCCGCTGCACGGCGGGCCGCGCGGTCGAGGTCGAGCACGGCACCCCCGCCCGGGCGCACAGCGCCCGCAGCTCCTCCACGAAGCGCAGCGCGGTGCTGTCCAGCGCCGTCACCGCCCGCACGTCCAGGTGCGCCCGCCGCGGACCTGCCGCCAGCGTCCTCCGCACGGTCGCCAGGGCGGAGGTGAGGTCGTCGGCCAGCGCCAGGTCGACGTCCCCGGACAGGACGACCTCGAGCCGGTCGTCCCCGAGCCGGACGGTGACGCCGGCCCCGGCGGCGTGACGCTCGACCTCCTCGGGCCACGGGCAGGAGGTCCCGGGGAGCTCGGCGCCGTGCCGCTCGCGGGCCGGGGCGGCGGGGACCCGCGTGACGGTCACGGTGGGGTGCTCGGGGAACGTGGTGCGTGTCGGCTGCGTCGTGTGGTCCACGTGGTCACGGTCGGTGCCGTCCGTGGGTGCGACCGCAGACGCAGCTGTGAGGGGACTGCGGACCCGGCCGCGACACGGTGGGGGTCGTGTCGGCGGGAGCACGTACGGTGCCGTCGTGGCCGACCTGTTCACCTCCGCCGAGTCCACCGCCGACGGGCCCGGCACGGGCGACCGGCGGCCCTCCGTCCTGGCCGGTGCGCCCCTCGCCGTCCGCATGCGGCCGCGCTCGGTCGACGAGGTCGTCGGGCAGCAGCACCTGCTCGGCCCGGGCTCCCCGTTGCGGCGGCTCGCCACCGACGGCGACCTCGGCCGCGCCGGCCCGGCCTCCGTCATCCTGTGGGGCCCGCCGGGCACGGGGAAGACGACGCTGGCCACCGTCATCGCCTCCTCCGGTGGCCGGAAGTTCGCGGAGCTGTCGGCCGTGACGGCGGGGGTCAAGGACGTCCGGACGGTCGTGGAGGCCGCGCGCACCGACCGCGACCTGTACGGCCGGCAGACCGTGCTCTTCCTCGACGAGATCCACCGCTTCACCAAGGCCCAGCAGGACGCCCTCCTGCCGGGGGTGGAGAACCGCTGGGTCGTCCTCGTGGCGGCCACCACCGAGAACCCCAACTTCTCCGTCGTCACCCCGCTGCTGTCCCGCTCGCTGCTGCTGACGCTGCAACCCCTGACGGCCGACGACGTGCGCGGACTCGTGCGCCGGGCCCTGGAGGACCCGAGGGGACTCGCGGGGGAGGTCCGCGTCGAGGACGACGCCCTCGAGCACCTCGTGCGGGTCGCCGACGGGGACGCCCGCCGCGCCCTGACGGCGCTGGAGGCCGCCGCGGGGGCCGCCCTCGACGGTGCCGGTGAGGGTGCCGGCGACGGTGGCGAGGCGGTGGTGACCCTCGCGGACGCCGAACGGGCCCTGGACCGCGCAGCCGTGCGGTACGACCGGCAGGGCGACCAGCACTACGACGTGGCCAGCGCGTTCATCAAGTCCATGCGCGGCTCCGACGTCGACGCCGCCCTGCACTACCTGGCGCGCATGATCGAGGCGGGGGAGGACCCGCGCTTCATCGCGCGCCGCATCGTCATCTCCGCCAGCGAGGACGTGGGGATGGCCGACCCCTCCGCGCTGCAGACCGCCGTGGCCGCGCTGCACGCCGTCGCCCAGATCGGGATGCCGGAGGCCCGGATCGTCCTGGCCCAGGCCGTCGTCCACAACGCGACCGCGCCCAAGTCCAACGCGGCCTACAACGGCGTCAACGCCGCCATCGCCGACGTCCGCGCCGGCCTCGGTGGGCCCGTCCCGCCGCACCTCCGCGACGCCCACTACTCCGGCGCCGGCAAGCTCGGGCACGGCAAGGGGTACGTCTACACGCACGACGTGCCGGCCGGCGTCGCCGAGCAGCAGTACGCACCGGACGCGCTGGTCGGGAAGGACTACTACGTCCCCACCGACCGCGGGTTCGAGGCGGCGGTGCGGGAACGACTGGCGCGACTGCGCCGGATCACCCGAGGGCGAGGGGGGACGGCGTGAACGTCACCGGACTGCTGCGGGCGGGGTTGCGGGTGCTGGTCCGCGAGCTGGAACGTCGGAGCGCGGCCCCGCGCACCGTCCCGCCGACACCGGAGCACGCCACCGACCGTCCCCGGC
This genomic interval from Kineococcus endophyticus contains the following:
- a CDS encoding sensor histidine kinase, whose product is MVPSSRLRGRSLRSRLVLTTSALLVAVALVIGVVTTVALYLSLMNQAEARLDQTGRLSTRFTGGDRDGDGYRPPPGSEANACGGGSDFGGPGQVDGSLNAVFLDGQLQARSGVLDASRSDLGSPCIVTLTTAQTAELSTVFPGGTHRRDLPGLGQYLVSARVTGSGEVQVSGVPLADVNRTLLTVVGVEAAAVLGGVALAAVAGSFLVRRDLVPLQRVATTAGRVSELELDRGEVDLSLRVPDTDEATEVGKVGAALNRMLDNVGSALEARHASEQRVRQFVADASHELRTPLAAIRGYAELTRRSGDEVPADVRHALSRVESEAVRMTGLVEDLLLLARLDSGRPLDREPVDLTMTVLDAVSDAQVAGRDHTWRLDLPEEAVEVVGDPGRLHQVLTNLLANARAHTPPGTTVTVGIVPDGGRTHVDVVDDGPGIPADLLPDVFERFARGDSSRSRAAGSTGLGLAIVQAVVASHHGTVTVDSRPGRTAFRVTLPTT
- a CDS encoding response regulator transcription factor, with the translated sequence MTATTNRRSDLTRPDGTALRVLVVDDESTLSELLSMTLRYEGWEVQTAANGLDAVRAARSFRPDAVILDIMLPDIDGLEVLRRLRADATDVPVLFLTAKDAVEDRVNGLTAGGDDYVTKPFSLEEVVARLRSLLRRSGLAAAKAEPVLSVGDLVLDEDSHEVTRAGEEIRLTATEFELLRYLMRNPRRVLSKAQILDRVWNYDFGGQANIVELYISYLRRKIDAGRNPMIHTVRGAGYVLKPADGVVAAAS
- a CDS encoding STAS domain-containing protein; translation: MDHTTQPTRTTFPEHPTVTVTRVPAAPARERHGAELPGTSCPWPEEVERHAAGAGVTVRLGDDRLEVVLSGDVDLALADDLTSALATVRRTLAAGPRRAHLDVRAVTALDSTALRFVEELRALCARAGVPCSTSTARPAVQRVLDLVRPLPDGQLTAS
- a CDS encoding replication-associated recombination protein A, giving the protein MADLFTSAESTADGPGTGDRRPSVLAGAPLAVRMRPRSVDEVVGQQHLLGPGSPLRRLATDGDLGRAGPASVILWGPPGTGKTTLATVIASSGGRKFAELSAVTAGVKDVRTVVEAARTDRDLYGRQTVLFLDEIHRFTKAQQDALLPGVENRWVVLVAATTENPNFSVVTPLLSRSLLLTLQPLTADDVRGLVRRALEDPRGLAGEVRVEDDALEHLVRVADGDARRALTALEAAAGAALDGAGEGAGDGGEAVVTLADAERALDRAAVRYDRQGDQHYDVASAFIKSMRGSDVDAALHYLARMIEAGEDPRFIARRIVISASEDVGMADPSALQTAVAALHAVAQIGMPEARIVLAQAVVHNATAPKSNAAYNGVNAAIADVRAGLGGPVPPHLRDAHYSGAGKLGHGKGYVYTHDVPAGVAEQQYAPDALVGKDYYVPTDRGFEAAVRERLARLRRITRGRGGTA